Part of the Engraulis encrasicolus isolate BLACKSEA-1 chromosome 1, IST_EnEncr_1.0, whole genome shotgun sequence genome, TATGACTGCACATATTGTGGGAAAACATTTTCGTATCGATCTAAAATGATCCGACATGAGCTCTCTCACACTGGAGAAAAGGCTTACAGCTGTCAGCATTGTGGGAAAAGTTTCTCACAAGTCTACACTCTCCGCAAACACGAGCTCATTCACACACAAGAAAAAGCCCACCCCTGTCAGCATTGTTGGAAAAGTTTTTCACGAGCAGACCATCTCAAAGCACACATCCGCACTCACACACGAGAAAAGCCCAAGGACTGCATGTATTGTGGGAAAACGTTCTCGACTATAACTAAAGCTGTTCTACACGAGCGCActcacactggagaaaagccttacgcTTGTCGTCATTGTGGCCAGCGTTTTGCAGTGTCGGGAACTCTCCGTACACAcgagcgcattcacacaggagacaaGCATCACTGTCCGCATTGCGAGAAAAGTTTTTTACTGGCAGGAGATCTCAAATCGCACATCCACACTCACACTGGAGAAAGACCTTACCATTGTCGGCATTGCGATAAAAGTTTTTCAAGCAAACGAGCTCTCAGACCGCACGAGCGCACTCATGCGGGAGAAAAGCCATACCATTGTAATCTTTGCGGGAAAAGTTTTTCACACGCGTCAAGTCTCAAATCGCACATCCGCATTCACACCGGAGAAAAGCCCTGCCGTTGTCATCATTGTGGAAAAAGTTTTACACAGGCGGGAAATCTCCGTAAACACTTGCGTATCCACTCAGGAAAAAGGCCTCACTGCTGTGAGCATTGTGGGAAAAGTTTCTTATGGGCAAGCCATCTCCACAGGCACCAGCTCACTCACACTAAAGAAAGGCTGTTCAGCTGTCAGCTTTGCGGGAAACGTTTTTTACATGCAGAAGGTCTCAAAAGACACCAGCTCGTTCACACAGGAGTAACGCCATTCCCTTGTCATCTTTGTGAGAAAAGTTTTTCATTGGCAGTAGTTCTCAAAGCGCACAtccgcactcacacaggagaaaGGCCATATCATTGCAAACAGTGTAAGAAAAGTTTTACACAGTCAGGACATCTCCAAAGACACCAGCGCACTCATCAAGCGGTCTAATGATGTGTGTGCCCTGATTGACGCTTTCCAAGAGGCAGGAAGTGTCAAGAAGCAGTAGTTGTTGATCtgcatgcagggttgccagattgggagattgatggccatagaaatcaattgattttttttcaagtatttttgggggctttacaagcctttattggtgttttAAATGACAGGactgtgaagcagagacaggaagcaagttgggagagagagacagggaaggactgaCAAAGGACAGccggtaatcgaacccgggtcggccaagtaGTAGACGATTATCCTaccattaaccctctgaggtctaaggcttttcagaggcttttaggctgcttgcaccaccctgacattttcaagtattttcatttcatatatacagtcccaggaaaagtttgtacaccctttgaaatttcttacatttctgtcaaaattgatcataaaacatggtctgatcttcccggaaatctcaagaaggaacaaccagagtctgctttaattaattccacccaaacatttacatgttatcatatttttattggtcataaggccataacattcacaggagagcagggcataagtaagtacacccttgcattaagtaggttttaaccctcagttagttgcaatatcatcaaccagacttgtcctgtagttgcagatcagattaacaaaacaatctgtttgtatcttgtctccctcttctttagagaactgcctctcgtcagcaaggtttgtgggatgtctggagtgcatagctttcttgacttcatgccatataatctcaattgtttttgtcagggctttgactgggctatttcagaatgtgtatttcattattatgaagccattctaaagtcgatttgcttctaaagtatgggttgttgtcacatttcaggacccatactcttgtgtgttttaactgtgtgacagacttcctcacgtttttttctgtaaaatatcacaatctatttgagttcattgttccactgataatagcaaactgtcaagggcctgaggcagcaaggaagccacatataatgatgctcccgccaccatactcagaagaggagatgtaaccaagaatagctaaaaatgggattcattctgccaatctaaaattaatggggtttctgaccaaaaaaatattgctgcacctttgaggtttgcgaaaaagcatttatatgcttcatagaattactgcaaaaaattctgtagaccaacgttgaaaccaaagttgaattgttcaggggaacacacaatgtcatgtttggaggagaactggagaaccacaccttcaccaaaacataatctccacctttgagtatggtggcgggagcatcattatatgcggctaccttcctgcctcaggcccttttc contains:
- the LOC134445913 gene encoding zinc finger protein 879-like, with translation MYCGKTFSTITKAVLHERTHTGEKPYACRHCGQRFAVSGTLRTHERIHTGDKHHCPHCEKSFLLAGDLKSHIHTHTGERPYHCRHCDKSFSSKRALRPHERTHAGEKPYHCNLCGKSFSHASSLKSHIRIHTGEKPCRCHHCGKSFTQAGNLRKHLRIHSGKRPHCCEHCGKSFLWEKGHIIANSVRKVLHSQDISKDTSALIKRSNDVCALIDAFQEAGSVKKQ